The following proteins are encoded in a genomic region of Coffea eugenioides isolate CCC68of chromosome 6, Ceug_1.0, whole genome shotgun sequence:
- the LOC113776481 gene encoding LOW QUALITY PROTEIN: protein TRANSPARENT TESTA 9-like (The sequence of the model RefSeq protein was modified relative to this genomic sequence to represent the inferred CDS: inserted 2 bases in 1 codon): MWFSFWKSRDRFSLDELRFLTDQLMKVQIVNDVNKDFVIEALRSIAELITYGDQHDPAFFEFFMEKQVMGVFVRILKVSRTLIVALQMLQTMSIMIQNLRNEHSIYYMFSNEHINYLITYSFDFQNEELLSYYISFLRAISGKLNKNTISLLVKTQDDEVISFPLYVEAIKFAFHEEGMIRTAVRALTLNVYHVGDEAINRYLASAPHADYFLNLVKFFRDQCINLSGLVLNGTKNLGSESSTHILSAVDEIEDNLYYFSDVISAGIPDVGKLITDNILKLLIFPSILPSLRMGTETGVACSLYLICCILRIVKIKDLANTVAAALLCRVETFKSRSEAKLNGYSSGQGFPVECQKANEDEGLQVTIPNLSGSLQSLSEDKLHHDNCGSYALRESLLSFITNGDDIQVSGSLSVLATLLQTKELDESMLDALGILPQRKQHKRLLLKALVGEGSGEEQLFSSANNVTKDVISGELDSYAQRIKEHYGVSCVWPEVGTSSQLHRSQVLDALVSLFCRSSISAETLWDGGWLLRQLLPYSETEFNSHHLKSLRVSFQNCCGLILEEARGTWPDFLITVLCDEWRKCKRAIEASSPRKDLKCMLLPPYDSSSEEGFSSESSFAAGGKMCEVVKVFVLLHQLHIFSLGYVLPDQPLVHPPIDASANSRAKKAGVDSLGPNQXAELNLVDAVSCRIAFERGKERHFCFLAVSLGTSGWLVLAEELPFKPSHGIVRVVAPLAGCNPRVDDKHSRWLHLRIHPSAFPFTDSAKYASGGKVKTKALVDGRWTLAFRDEGTCKAALLMILDEIHLQSNEVQRRLRPLLDLETALDSSSSSLLPEATISRTLPPNSL, encoded by the exons GTTTTTCATGGAGAAGCAGGTCATGGGTGTATTTGTTCGTATACTAAAAGTTAGTAGAACTTTGATTGTTGCACTCCAGATGTTGCAGACGATGAGCATTATGATCCAAAATTTAAGAAATGAGCACTCTATAT ATTATATGTTCAGTAATGAGCACATTAACTACCTTATAACTTATTCCTTTGACTTCCAAAATGAAGAGTTATTGTCTTACTACATATCATTCCTAAG AGCAATAAGTGGAAAGTTGAACAAGAATACAATTTCATTGCTCGTTAAGACTCAAGAT GATGAAGTAATTTCCTTCCCGCTTTATGTTGAAGCAATAAAATTTGCATTTCATGAGGAAGGAATGATTCGCACTGCAGTACGTGCTTTGACTCTAAATGTTTATCATG TTGGAGATGAAGCCATTAATAGATATCTTGCTAGTGCCCCACATGCAGATTATTTCTtaaacttggtcaaatttttccgTGACCAGTGCATCAACTTGAGTGGATTGGTGTTAAATGGTACAAA GAATCTAGGGTCAGAGTCCAGTACTCATATTCTTTCAGCTGTGGATGAGATTGAGGATAATCTTTACTACTTCAGCGATGTCATTTCTGCCGGGATTCCTGATGTTGGGAAGTTGATAACAGACAACATCTTAAAACTTTTGATATTTCCATCAATCCTTCCTTCTTTGAGAATG GGAACAGAAACTGGTGTTGCCTGTTctttatatttgatttgttgCATCTTGCGCATCGTCAAGATCAAAGACCTGGCAAATACTGTTGCTGCTGCTCTTCTCTGTCGAGTGGAGACATTCAAATCAAGATCTGAAGCTAAGCTAAATGGCTACTCATCTGGACAAGGTTTTCCAGTTGAATGTCAGAAGGCAAACGAGGATGAAGGTTTACAAGTTACAATTCCAAACTTATCTGGTTCCTTGCAGAGTCTATCAGAAGATAAATTGCACCATGATAATTGTGGTTCATATGCCTTAAG GGAGTCCTTGCTTTCTTTCATTACAAATGGAGATGATATTCAGGTGTCAGGTTCTCTCAGTGTGTTAGCAACGTTACTGCAAACTAAAG AACTGGATGAATCAATGCTAGATGCTCTTGGTATTCTTCCACAAAGAAAACAGCATAAAAGACTGTTGCTG AAAGCATTAGTTGGTGAGGGATCTGGTGAAGAGCAACTTTTTTCCTCAGCAAATAATGTAACAAAAGATGTGATTAGTGGTGAACTTGATAGCTATGCGCAAAGGATAAAG GAACATTATGGTGTTTCATGTGTGTGGCCGGAGGTTGGAACTAGCTCTCAATTACATAGGTCTCAG GTGCTCGATGCATTGGTCAGTCTTTTCTGCAGGTCAAGTATCTCTGCAGAAACCTTATGGGATGGTGGTTGGCTTTTGCGTCAGTTGCTTCCTTATAGTGAAACGGAATTTAACAGCCACCACCTTAAATCACTAAGA GTGTCATTCCAGAATTGTTGTGGCCTGATTCTTGAGGAAGCAAGAGGGACCTGGCCTGATTTCTTGATAACCGTCCTTTGTGATGAGTGGAGAAAGTGCAAAAGAG CAATTGAGGCTTCATCCCCCCGCAAAGATCTGAAGTGCATGCTGCTGCCACCCTATGATTCAAGTTCTGAAG AGGGTTTTTCTAGTGAATCATCTTTTGCTGCTGGTGGAAAAATGTGCGAGGTGGTTAAG GTGTTTGTACTATTACATCAACTCCACATTTTCTCTCTTGGCTATGTTTTGCCTGATCAACCTCTGGTACATCCACCAATTGATGCTTCAGCAAACTCACGAGCTAAGAAGGCTGGTGTGGATAGTTTGGGTCCAAACCA CGCTGAACTGAACCTTG TTGATGCAGTGTCTTGTAGAATAGCATTTGAGAGAGGCAAAGAGCGCCATTTTTGCTTTCTGGCTGTCTCTTTGGGAACTTCAGGTTGGCTTGTACTTGCAGAAGAACTACCCTTTAAACCAAGTCATGGTATTGTTCGAGTGGTTGCACCTTTAGCAGGATGTAAT CCTAGAGTAGACGATAAACACTCAAGATGGTTGCACCTTCGAATACATCCTTCAGCTTTCCCCTTCACTGACTCTGCTAAATATGCTTCTGGTggaaaagtcaaaacaaaagcTTTGGTTGATGGGAGGTGGACCCTGGCATTTCGAGATGAGGGAACTTGCAAAGCTGCTTTGTTAATGATTCTTGATGAGATACATCTACAAAGTAACGAGGTTCAGAGAAGATTACGACCTTTATTAGACCTTGAAACAGCTTTAGATTCTTCAAGTAGTTCCTTGCTGCCGGAGGCTACCATATCCAGAACGCTACCGCCTAATTCCTTGTGA